A single region of the Variovorax paradoxus genome encodes:
- a CDS encoding NAD(P)/FAD-dependent oxidoreductase: MLLRKELGVVENSYYEASVQRAERFEAARPLEGIATADVCVVGGGLAGLSAALELASRGYAVVLLEAQRVGWGASGRNGGQAIVGFGSDGEDAIEKQFTPEDARRAWNVSVEGLNLLRDRMARHAIDCDWQPGYLNLSVKPSKSRALRRWMEHVGRIHGYPLQWLGSGEIAQWVDSKRFDAGTFDAFSGHLHPLKYSLGLASAARAAGAQLHENSAAQVIERGTRPVVKTAQGEVWCSFVVLAGNVYLAEYGDDVAPEVSSRIMPVGTYMIATEPMDKARADALMRGRPAASDTNFVLDYFRLSADHRLLFGSGDSYSARTPRNLIEKIRKSMLMVFPQLSDLGIDHAWGGFVDITMNKAPDFGRIGSNIYYLQGFSGHGLALTGMAGKLAAEAIAGQAERFDLFARIRHLAFPGGTLLRTPALVLGMMYYRLRDML, encoded by the coding sequence TTGCTGCTGCGGAAAGAACTCGGCGTCGTCGAGAACTCCTACTACGAAGCGAGCGTGCAGCGCGCCGAGCGGTTCGAAGCTGCGCGCCCGCTCGAAGGCATTGCCACCGCCGACGTCTGCGTGGTGGGCGGCGGCCTCGCGGGCCTTTCCGCGGCGCTGGAGCTGGCTTCGCGCGGCTACGCGGTGGTGCTGCTCGAGGCGCAGCGCGTCGGCTGGGGAGCCTCGGGCCGCAATGGCGGGCAGGCCATTGTCGGCTTCGGCTCCGACGGCGAAGACGCCATCGAGAAGCAATTCACACCCGAAGACGCTCGCCGCGCCTGGAATGTCTCCGTCGAAGGGCTGAACCTGCTGCGCGACCGCATGGCCCGCCATGCCATCGACTGCGACTGGCAGCCCGGTTACCTGAACCTTTCGGTCAAGCCCTCGAAGTCGCGCGCGCTCCGGCGATGGATGGAGCACGTGGGCCGCATCCACGGCTACCCGCTGCAATGGCTGGGCTCCGGGGAAATTGCGCAATGGGTCGACAGCAAGCGCTTCGACGCCGGCACCTTCGACGCGTTTTCGGGCCACCTGCATCCGCTCAAGTATTCGCTGGGCCTGGCTTCCGCAGCGCGGGCCGCCGGCGCGCAGCTGCACGAGAACTCTGCGGCCCAGGTCATCGAGCGCGGCACGCGGCCGGTGGTGAAGACCGCGCAGGGCGAGGTGTGGTGCAGCTTCGTGGTGCTGGCGGGCAACGTCTACCTTGCGGAATACGGCGACGACGTGGCGCCCGAAGTGTCATCGCGCATCATGCCCGTGGGCACCTACATGATCGCGACCGAGCCAATGGACAAGGCCCGCGCGGATGCGCTCATGCGCGGCCGGCCGGCCGCTTCGGACACGAACTTCGTGCTCGACTATTTCCGCCTGAGCGCCGACCACCGGCTGCTGTTCGGTTCCGGCGACAGCTACAGCGCCCGCACCCCGCGCAACCTGATCGAGAAAATCCGCAAAAGCATGCTCATGGTGTTTCCGCAGCTGTCGGACCTCGGCATCGACCACGCCTGGGGCGGCTTCGTCGACATCACCATGAACAAGGCGCCTGATTTTGGGCGCATCGGCAGCAACATCTATTACCTGCAAGGCTTCTCCGGCCATGGCCTGGCGCTGACTGGCATGGCGGGCAAGCTGGCGGCAGAGGCCATTGCGGGGCAGGCGGAGCGCTTCGACCTGTTCGCCCGCATCAGGCACCTTGCCTTTCCCGGCGGCACCCTGCTTCGCACCCCCGCACTCGTGCTGGGGATGATGTACTACCGGCTACGCGACATGCTGTAG
- a CDS encoding homospermidine synthase — MTKKNELLARFDGRLTMIGFGSIGQALLPLLLRHFGLKVSDIKIVKPGEDRSGVAKELGVEVIPARLEEGNLAAVLEPLLSKGDFLVNLSVDVSSLALIKLCRERGAFYLDTCNEPWPGRYDDPGVPPSRRSNYSLREEVLAWRLDKRSGPTAVITQGANPGLVSALLKQALLNIAADTHAQLESMPASYEDWAALARQLEIKVIHIAERDTQAARQRKQRNEFVNTWSVQGFVDEGLQPAELGWGTHEQHWPADAARHGFGSDAAIYLGRPGIGTRVRSWTPLEGPYHGFLVTHAESISIADHLTLRKDGEVVYRPTVHYAYHPCDDAVLSLHEVAGKNWRLQHRQKIIRDEIAEGMDELGVLLMGNPKGVYWYGSRLTIEQARELAPANSATSLQVVAGILGGMLWALRNPDAGLVEPDDLDHRVVLEAAMPYLGEVAGVYGDWTPLKDRSPLFNEEKDEEDPWQFLNFRVT; from the coding sequence ATGACCAAGAAGAATGAATTGCTGGCGCGGTTCGACGGCAGGCTCACCATGATCGGCTTCGGCTCCATCGGGCAGGCGCTGCTGCCGTTGCTGTTGCGCCATTTCGGCCTGAAGGTCTCCGACATCAAGATCGTGAAGCCGGGCGAGGACCGCAGCGGCGTTGCCAAGGAACTGGGCGTCGAGGTCATTCCTGCGCGGCTCGAAGAAGGCAATTTGGCCGCCGTGCTCGAGCCGTTGCTGTCCAAGGGCGATTTCCTGGTCAACCTGTCGGTCGATGTTTCGAGCCTTGCGCTCATCAAGCTCTGCCGCGAACGCGGCGCCTTCTACCTGGACACCTGCAATGAGCCATGGCCTGGGCGCTACGACGACCCCGGCGTGCCGCCTTCCCGCCGCTCGAACTACAGCCTGCGCGAAGAGGTGCTGGCCTGGCGCCTCGACAAGCGCAGCGGGCCCACGGCCGTGATCACCCAAGGCGCCAATCCGGGGCTGGTGTCCGCGTTGCTCAAGCAGGCGCTGCTGAACATTGCGGCCGACACTCATGCGCAGCTCGAATCGATGCCCGCGAGCTACGAGGACTGGGCCGCACTTGCGCGGCAGCTGGAAATCAAGGTCATTCACATTGCCGAGCGCGACACCCAGGCGGCAAGGCAGCGCAAGCAGCGCAACGAATTCGTCAACACCTGGTCGGTGCAGGGCTTCGTCGACGAGGGCCTGCAGCCGGCCGAACTCGGATGGGGCACGCACGAGCAGCACTGGCCAGCCGATGCGGCGCGGCACGGCTTCGGCAGCGATGCGGCCATCTACCTCGGCCGGCCCGGCATCGGCACGCGGGTGCGCAGTTGGACGCCGCTCGAAGGGCCCTACCACGGCTTTCTGGTGACGCATGCCGAATCGATTTCCATTGCCGACCACCTGACGCTGCGCAAGGACGGCGAGGTGGTGTACCGCCCCACGGTGCACTACGCCTACCACCCGTGCGACGACGCCGTGCTCTCGCTGCACGAGGTGGCCGGAAAGAACTGGCGCCTGCAGCACCGCCAGAAAATCATCCGCGACGAAATCGCCGAAGGCATGGACGAGCTCGGCGTGCTGTTGATGGGCAATCCCAAGGGCGTCTACTGGTACGGCTCCCGACTCACCATCGAGCAGGCGCGCGAACTGGCGCCCGCCAACAGCGCCACCAGCCTGCAGGTGGTGGCCGGCATCCTGGGCGGCATGCTGTGGGCGCTGCGCAACCCCGACGCCGGGCTGGTGGAGCCCGACGACCTCGATCACCGCGTGGTCCTGGAAGCCGCAATGCCCTACCTGGGAGAGGTGGCGGGCGTGTACGGCGACTGGACGCCGCTCAAAGACCGCAGCCCGCTCTTCAATGAAGAAAAGGATGAAGAAGACCCCTGGCAGTTTCTCAACTTCCGGGTGACCTGA
- a CDS encoding phospholipase D family protein, whose translation MAENSNPRISGISEEIARTAWPLWLVLGVALLLLGGCAGLPSGVERKPSMAITNGTDTTLGRLVTAASPPGQGLSGFRLLPMAQFSLHARIELAKRAQRSIDVQYYLVQNDETGRYLLRTLRDAAERGVRVRLLVDDLYTAGADPLFAGLAAHPNAEVRMFNPFPAGRERLGTRWASSLLDFDRVHRRMHNKLFVVDNVMAVMGGRNIANEYFLRDGGSNFIDIDTLVAGTVVPRLSSLFDMYWNSPYVYPVESLVSTGWATPQQLRDRFEQLTGGPDTLHPDPLASTDLLGNNALAKDLDEGALSLVWARAEAYADAPAKALGPTEEARGLPADESTDSVLYNVRRYIRGAEHEILQTTPYLIPGRGGMESMRTVRQKGVSYTIVTNSLAATDESLVHIGYRRYRPEMLRLGVALYELSPKRVEETKRFGIYGSASGRLHGKSAVIDRNIVFIGSMNFDPRSMLHNTEVGIFIFSPQIAQQLTSLIGFMRLDGAYQLQLGPRGGIEWVSPASGDGADTILHVEPETDFWSRWKLELFAPLVPESLL comes from the coding sequence ATGGCAGAAAACTCCAACCCGAGAATTTCCGGAATTTCCGAAGAAATAGCCCGCACCGCCTGGCCGCTTTGGCTGGTGCTGGGCGTGGCGTTGCTGCTTTTGGGCGGCTGCGCGGGCCTGCCGTCGGGCGTGGAACGCAAGCCGTCAATGGCCATCACCAACGGCACCGACACGACGCTGGGGCGCCTTGTCACGGCGGCTTCACCGCCGGGGCAGGGCTTGAGCGGATTTCGGCTGCTGCCCATGGCGCAGTTTTCGCTGCATGCGCGCATCGAACTGGCGAAGCGCGCGCAGCGCTCCATAGACGTTCAGTACTACCTGGTGCAGAACGACGAAACCGGCCGCTACCTGCTTCGCACATTGCGCGACGCGGCGGAGCGCGGCGTGCGCGTGCGCCTTTTGGTGGACGACCTCTACACCGCGGGCGCCGATCCGCTGTTCGCGGGCCTGGCGGCGCATCCCAATGCCGAGGTGCGGATGTTCAATCCGTTTCCGGCCGGGAGGGAGCGCCTGGGCACGCGCTGGGCTTCGTCGCTGCTCGACTTCGACCGCGTGCACCGCCGCATGCACAACAAGCTCTTCGTGGTCGACAACGTGATGGCGGTCATGGGCGGGCGAAACATCGCCAACGAATACTTCCTGCGGGACGGCGGTTCCAACTTCATCGACATCGACACGCTGGTGGCCGGTACCGTGGTGCCGCGGCTTTCGTCGCTGTTCGACATGTACTGGAACAGCCCCTATGTGTACCCCGTGGAGTCGCTGGTGTCGACCGGCTGGGCCACGCCGCAGCAGTTGCGTGACCGCTTCGAGCAATTGACCGGCGGGCCGGACACGCTGCACCCCGATCCGCTTGCTTCAACCGACCTGCTGGGCAACAACGCGCTGGCCAAGGACCTGGACGAAGGCGCGCTCTCGCTCGTGTGGGCGCGAGCCGAAGCCTACGCCGACGCGCCTGCCAAGGCGCTGGGCCCCACGGAAGAGGCCCGCGGCCTACCGGCCGACGAGTCGACCGACAGCGTGCTCTACAACGTGCGGCGCTACATACGCGGCGCGGAGCACGAGATCCTGCAAACCACGCCATATCTGATTCCGGGGCGCGGTGGCATGGAGTCGATGCGCACCGTGCGGCAAAAGGGCGTGAGCTACACCATCGTGACCAATTCGCTCGCGGCCACCGACGAATCACTGGTGCACATCGGCTACCGCCGCTACCGGCCCGAGATGCTGCGGCTGGGGGTGGCGCTCTACGAACTGAGCCCCAAGCGCGTGGAAGAAACCAAGCGCTTCGGCATCTACGGTTCGGCGAGCGGAAGGCTGCACGGAAAGTCGGCCGTGATCGACCGCAACATCGTCTTCATCGGCTCGATGAACTTCGATCCGCGCTCGATGCTGCACAACACCGAGGTCGGCATTTTCATCTTCAGCCCGCAGATCGCGCAGCAGCTCACCAGCCTGATCGGCTTCATGCGGCTCGACGGTGCCTACCAGCTGCAGCTGGGGCCGCGCGGCGGCATCGAATGGGTGAGCCCGGCCTCGGGCGACGGCGCCGACACCATCCTGCACGTGGAGCCGGAAACCGATTTCTGGTCGCGCTGGAAGCTGGAGCTGTTCGCTCCGCTGGTGCCCGAGAGCCTGCTCTAG
- a CDS encoding murein hydrolase activator EnvC family protein gives MQHLQTFVSRTGAALLVAAGLAACTTPAPPPRAGVNVPPPVQQPQAMFIRPASGTTIARFDGVRNKGLDIAGNLGDPVVASADGRVVYVGGELRGYGNMVIVKHNDTFLTAYAHAENIVVKENAVVRQGQKIAEMGKSGTDRVKVHFEIRKNGTAVDPEPYLSGRLQH, from the coding sequence ATGCAGCACCTTCAGACTTTTGTTTCCCGTACCGGCGCCGCGCTACTCGTGGCGGCCGGCCTTGCAGCCTGCACCACGCCCGCACCGCCTCCCCGGGCCGGCGTGAACGTGCCACCACCCGTTCAGCAGCCCCAAGCCATGTTCATCCGGCCCGCCAGCGGCACCACCATTGCCCGCTTCGACGGCGTGCGCAACAAGGGCCTGGACATCGCGGGCAACCTTGGCGACCCGGTCGTGGCTTCGGCAGACGGCCGCGTGGTGTACGTGGGCGGCGAACTGCGCGGCTACGGCAACATGGTCATCGTCAAGCACAACGACACCTTCCTCACCGCATACGCCCACGCTGAAAACATCGTCGTCAAGGAAAACGCGGTGGTGCGCCAGGGCCAGAAAATTGCCGAAATGGGCAAGAGCGGCACCGACCGCGTGAAGGTGCATTTCGAAATCCGCAAGAACGGCACCGCCGTCGATCCCGAGCCCTACCTGAGCGGGCGCCTGCAGCACTAG
- a CDS encoding CreA family protein — protein MTIQALRATALFRAALASTVVVGLGLALAPAAQAEIVGDVDTAFKLIGPDHKIVVEAYDDPKVSGVTCYVSRAKTGGLAGAFGVAEDKSEASIACRQVGPVSITQPLPKREEVYTERLSILFKRLRVVRMVDARRNTLIYLTYSDLLIDGSPKNSVTAVPIDRGTPIPLK, from the coding sequence ATGACCATTCAGGCATTGCGGGCCACCGCCCTCTTCCGTGCGGCGCTCGCATCCACCGTTGTCGTTGGCCTGGGCCTTGCGCTGGCCCCGGCGGCGCAAGCGGAAATCGTGGGCGACGTCGACACCGCGTTCAAGCTCATCGGCCCGGATCACAAGATCGTGGTCGAGGCGTACGACGACCCCAAGGTCAGCGGCGTCACCTGTTACGTCTCGCGTGCCAAGACAGGCGGGCTGGCCGGCGCCTTCGGCGTTGCCGAAGACAAGTCGGAAGCCTCCATCGCCTGCCGCCAGGTCGGCCCCGTGAGCATCACGCAGCCGCTGCCCAAGCGCGAAGAGGTCTACACCGAGCGGCTGTCGATTCTTTTCAAGCGGCTGCGCGTGGTGCGCATGGTCGACGCCCGGCGCAATACGCTCATCTACCTTACCTACTCCGACCTGCTGATCGACGGCTCGCCGAAGAACAGCGTGACGGCGGTGCCGATCGACCGCGGCACGCCCATTCCGCTCAAGTAA
- a CDS encoding NUDIX hydrolase yields the protein MILRVPIKHCKNCGTAVVYRIPDDGDTKERAVCPACSTIHYENPLNVVGTIPVLGDKVLLCKRNIEPRWGKWTLPAGFMELGETAAQGAARETDEEAGANYEMQGLFAVISVVRVGQVHLFYRARLLDDRFDPGHETIEARLFTEEEIPWEEIAFRTVREALEHFFEDRRRGSFDRVHELSIV from the coding sequence ATGATCCTGCGCGTACCCATCAAGCACTGCAAGAACTGCGGCACCGCGGTGGTCTACCGCATTCCGGACGACGGCGACACCAAGGAACGCGCCGTCTGCCCCGCCTGCAGCACCATCCACTACGAGAACCCGCTGAACGTGGTGGGCACCATTCCCGTGCTCGGCGACAAGGTGCTGCTGTGCAAGCGCAACATCGAGCCGCGCTGGGGCAAATGGACGCTGCCCGCGGGCTTCATGGAGCTTGGCGAAACCGCGGCCCAGGGCGCGGCACGCGAAACCGACGAAGAGGCCGGCGCCAACTACGAAATGCAGGGCCTCTTCGCGGTGATCAGCGTCGTGCGCGTGGGGCAGGTGCACCTGTTCTACCGCGCCCGCCTGCTGGACGACCGCTTCGACCCGGGCCACGAAACCATCGAGGCCCGGCTTTTCACCGAGGAAGAAATTCCCTGGGAAGAAATCGCGTTTCGTACCGTGCGCGAGGCGTTGGAACACTTCTTCGAGGACCGGCGGCGCGGCAGCTTCGACCGCGTGCACGAACTCAGCATCGTTTGA
- a CDS encoding fumarylacetoacetate hydrolase family protein, producing the protein MASEFVFAPPATVSVPVVGQPARFPVHRIYCVGRNYEDHAKEMGFTGREPPFFFMKPADALVVVDAGQTGTMAYPTLTKNLHHEIELVVAIGTGGKNILAADAHKHIYGYAVGLDMTRRDLQGEMKKQGRPWDIGKGFEQSAPIGPIVPVAQAGDAEKAEISLKVNGTDRQRSTVAKLIWNVAETIEHLSAAWELQPGDLIFTGTPEGVAAVVAGDTLVGEVAGLPKLTVKVV; encoded by the coding sequence ATGGCTTCCGAGTTTGTTTTCGCCCCGCCCGCGACCGTTTCGGTTCCGGTGGTCGGGCAGCCCGCCCGTTTTCCGGTGCACCGCATCTATTGCGTGGGCCGCAACTATGAAGATCACGCCAAGGAAATGGGCTTTACCGGCCGCGAGCCGCCGTTCTTCTTCATGAAGCCGGCCGACGCGCTCGTGGTGGTCGATGCGGGCCAGACCGGCACCATGGCCTACCCCACGCTGACCAAGAACCTGCACCACGAGATCGAACTGGTGGTGGCCATCGGCACCGGCGGCAAGAACATCTTGGCGGCCGATGCACACAAGCACATCTACGGCTACGCCGTGGGCCTGGACATGACGCGCCGCGACCTGCAGGGCGAGATGAAGAAGCAAGGCCGCCCCTGGGACATCGGCAAGGGCTTCGAGCAGAGCGCGCCCATCGGCCCCATCGTGCCCGTGGCACAGGCCGGCGATGCCGAAAAGGCCGAAATCTCGCTGAAGGTGAACGGCACCGACCGCCAGCGCAGCACGGTAGCCAAGCTCATCTGGAACGTGGCCGAAACCATCGAGCATCTTTCGGCCGCCTGGGAGCTGCAGCCCGGCGACCTGATCTTCACCGGCACGCCCGAAGGCGTGGCGGCGGTGGTGGCGGGCGACACGCTGGTCGGCGAAGTGGCGGGCCTGCCAAAGCTGACCGTCAAGGTCGTCTAA
- the maiA gene encoding maleylacetoacetate isomerase — protein sequence MKLHNYFRSSSSFRVRIALNLKGLDYDYVPVHIARGDHRTGPYSAISADMLVPLLEDEGERFSQSMAIIEYLDETHPEPPLLPHDPVGRAHVRALAQSIACEIHPLNNLRVLKYLVKELKLDDDAKNTWYRHWVRDGMLAFERQLAQHPGSTFCYGNTPTLADCCLVPQIFNGRRFDCDFSGLPRTMAAFEACMALDAFQRAQPSQAPDAEA from the coding sequence ATGAAGCTGCATAACTACTTCCGCTCCTCGTCGTCCTTCCGGGTGCGCATTGCGCTCAACCTGAAGGGCCTGGACTACGACTACGTGCCGGTGCACATTGCCCGCGGCGACCATCGCACGGGCCCCTATTCGGCCATTTCGGCCGACATGCTGGTGCCGCTGCTCGAGGACGAGGGCGAGCGCTTCTCGCAGTCGATGGCGATCATCGAATACCTGGACGAAACCCACCCCGAGCCGCCGTTGCTGCCGCACGACCCGGTGGGCCGGGCGCATGTGCGGGCGCTGGCGCAGTCGATTGCCTGCGAGATCCACCCGCTGAACAACCTGCGCGTGCTCAAGTACCTCGTGAAGGAGCTCAAGCTCGACGACGACGCCAAGAACACCTGGTACCGCCACTGGGTGCGCGACGGCATGCTGGCTTTCGAGCGGCAGCTCGCGCAGCACCCCGGCAGCACCTTCTGCTACGGCAATACGCCCACGCTGGCCGACTGCTGCCTGGTGCCGCAGATCTTCAACGGCAGGCGCTTCGACTGCGACTTCAGCGGGCTGCCGCGCACCATGGCCGCCTTCGAGGCCTGCATGGCGCTCGACGCATTCCAGCGCGCCCAGCCCTCGCAGGCGCCCGACGCGGAAGCCTGA
- the pgeF gene encoding peptidoglycan editing factor PgeF, translating to MDPRWLVPDWPAPQKVRALCTTRAGGVSAGRYESLNLGDHVGDEPAHVAANRTRLRQAIGVRPVFLQQVHGSEVVVLEGAGNSLPDGAAADACTTADSGLACTIMVADCLPVLFTDTAGRRVAAAHAGWRGLAGGVLEATAGRFAAEPGKVLAWLGPCIGPKAFEVGAEVKAAFETHAPEAASCFQPSQSAGKWLADLPALARQRLRAAGVDAVHGNDGSDGWCTVGNPSRFFSHRRDGVSGRFAALVWKA from the coding sequence ATGGACCCGCGCTGGCTCGTGCCCGACTGGCCGGCGCCGCAGAAAGTGCGGGCGCTGTGCACCACGCGCGCGGGCGGGGTATCGGCCGGGCGTTATGAAAGCCTGAACCTCGGCGACCACGTGGGCGACGAGCCGGCGCATGTCGCGGCCAACCGCACGCGTCTGCGGCAAGCCATCGGCGTGCGGCCGGTCTTCTTGCAGCAGGTGCATGGCAGCGAGGTCGTGGTGCTCGAGGGCGCCGGCAATTCGTTGCCCGATGGCGCCGCCGCCGATGCCTGCACCACGGCCGATAGCGGCCTGGCCTGCACGATCATGGTGGCCGATTGCCTGCCCGTGCTTTTCACCGATACCGCAGGCCGCCGCGTGGCCGCCGCGCACGCAGGTTGGCGCGGCCTTGCCGGCGGCGTGCTTGAAGCAACCGCCGGGCGTTTCGCCGCCGAGCCTGGCAAGGTGCTGGCATGGCTCGGCCCCTGCATCGGGCCCAAGGCCTTCGAGGTGGGTGCGGAGGTCAAGGCCGCATTCGAGACGCATGCGCCGGAGGCTGCGTCGTGCTTTCAGCCTTCGCAATCGGCCGGCAAATGGCTGGCCGACCTGCCGGCGCTCGCACGCCAGCGCTTGCGCGCGGCCGGCGTGGACGCGGTGCATGGCAACGACGGCAGCGACGGCTGGTGCACCGTCGGCAACCCGTCACGGTTCTTTTCGCACCGGCGGGACGGCGTCAGCGGCCGCTTCGCCGCCCTGGTCTGGAAGGCCTGA
- the phaC gene encoding class I poly(R)-hydroxyalkanoic acid synthase, translated as MKQQATGADAFAPFQQALSEGWNKALESFQQSAAQGASAFVGGTPLWQMPQAAKMPELPKISIDPEKLQSIQQQYVAEATELWRQGFAAKPEGDKRFASDAWGGNPLAAFSAAVYLLNGRTMLNMAEAIDADEKTKARLRFAVEQWMAASSPSNSLALNAEAQKKAIETQGESIAKGIQNLLHDIKQGHLSMTDESAFEVGRNVATTEGAVVFENELFQLLEYKPLTAKVYERPFLLVPPCINKFYILDLQPENSLIRYANEQGHRVFVVSWRNPDESLANATWDDYIENAAIKAIHTVQEISGSKQINALGFCVGGTILSTALAVLAARGEKPAASVTLLTTFLDFSDTGILDIFVDEPMVQYREMQLGKGGLLPGGDLASTFSFLRPNDLVWNYVVGNYLKGETPPPFDLLYWNSDATNLPGPFYTWYLRNTYHENKLAKPNALSVCGQKVDLGKIDIPAYIYGSREDHIVPIGGAYASTQLLPGKKRFVMGASGHIAGVINPPAKKKRSHWIREDGKFPKTQAEWLAGATEHPGSWWTDWAQWLKGHAGKQVPAPKTYGNGKAYKAIEPAPGRYVKARA; from the coding sequence ATGAAGCAACAAGCCACGGGGGCCGATGCGTTCGCGCCCTTCCAGCAGGCACTGTCAGAGGGATGGAACAAGGCGCTGGAATCATTCCAGCAATCCGCCGCGCAGGGGGCCTCGGCCTTCGTGGGCGGCACGCCGCTGTGGCAAATGCCGCAGGCAGCCAAGATGCCCGAGCTGCCCAAGATCTCCATCGACCCCGAAAAGCTTCAATCGATCCAGCAGCAATACGTTGCCGAGGCGACCGAGCTCTGGCGCCAGGGCTTCGCCGCCAAGCCCGAGGGCGACAAGCGCTTTGCATCCGACGCCTGGGGCGGCAATCCGCTCGCTGCCTTCTCGGCGGCCGTGTACCTGCTCAACGGCCGCACCATGCTGAACATGGCCGAGGCCATCGACGCCGACGAAAAAACCAAGGCCCGCCTGCGCTTTGCCGTGGAGCAGTGGATGGCCGCGTCGTCGCCCAGCAATTCGCTGGCGCTGAACGCCGAGGCGCAGAAAAAAGCCATCGAGACCCAGGGCGAGAGCATTGCCAAGGGCATTCAGAACCTGCTGCACGACATCAAGCAGGGCCACCTCAGCATGACCGACGAGAGCGCCTTCGAAGTGGGGCGCAACGTGGCCACCACCGAGGGCGCGGTGGTGTTCGAGAACGAGCTGTTCCAGCTGCTCGAATACAAGCCGCTCACGGCCAAGGTGTACGAGCGGCCCTTCCTGCTGGTGCCGCCCTGCATCAACAAGTTCTACATACTCGACCTGCAGCCCGAAAACTCGCTGATCCGCTATGCCAACGAGCAGGGCCACCGCGTGTTTGTGGTGAGCTGGCGCAACCCCGACGAATCGCTGGCCAACGCCACGTGGGACGACTACATCGAGAACGCCGCTATCAAGGCGATTCACACGGTGCAGGAAATCAGCGGAAGCAAGCAGATCAATGCGCTGGGCTTCTGCGTGGGCGGCACCATCCTGAGCACCGCGCTGGCCGTGCTTGCGGCACGCGGCGAAAAGCCGGCGGCGTCGGTCACGCTGCTCACCACGTTCCTCGACTTCAGCGACACGGGCATTCTCGACATCTTCGTGGACGAGCCGATGGTGCAGTACCGCGAAATGCAGCTCGGCAAGGGCGGGCTGCTGCCGGGCGGCGACCTGGCCTCCACCTTCAGCTTTCTGCGCCCGAACGACCTGGTGTGGAACTACGTGGTCGGCAATTACCTGAAGGGCGAAACCCCGCCGCCGTTCGACCTGCTTTACTGGAACAGCGACGCCACCAACCTGCCGGGCCCGTTCTACACCTGGTACCTGCGTAACACGTACCACGAGAACAAGCTCGCCAAGCCCAATGCGCTTTCGGTGTGCGGCCAGAAGGTCGACCTCGGCAAGATCGACATCCCGGCCTATATCTACGGCTCGCGCGAAGACCACATCGTGCCGATTGGCGGCGCCTATGCGTCCACGCAGCTGCTGCCCGGCAAGAAGCGCTTCGTCATGGGCGCTTCGGGCCACATTGCCGGCGTGATCAACCCGCCCGCCAAGAAAAAGCGCAGCCACTGGATCCGCGAGGACGGCAAGTTTCCGAAGACGCAGGCCGAATGGCTGGCCGGCGCCACGGAGCACCCCGGCAGCTGGTGGACCGACTGGGCCCAATGGCTCAAGGGTCATGCGGGCAAGCAGGTTCCCGCGCCCAAGACCTACGGCAACGGCAAGGCTTACAAGGCCATCGAGCCGGCACCGGGGCGCTACGTCAAGGCCCGCGCCTGA